One genomic segment of Gemmatimonadaceae bacterium includes these proteins:
- a CDS encoding alpha/beta hydrolase, giving the protein MTAIILNITGLVLTALVVFVGIVWLFQERIAFQPPRPPLETVEASRVSYKARDGQPLLAYVVGDPKTARGLLLSFHGNADLAVNGIDWAEEVNRATGFAVMLTEYRGYMNLGGRPTYKGSQLDSEAAYEFARRELGIPADSIAFYGHSLGGAIAAELASRHRPLALLLESPFTSARAMSRIIGWRATHFVWDAIARFHFDTVEKVASIEAPVWVAHGLRDRIIPAQMGKDVFAAAKVKGEMLLVPEASHNDVGYVAGPGYWRWISAALQK; this is encoded by the coding sequence GTGACGGCGATCATCCTCAACATCACCGGCCTGGTGCTCACCGCCCTGGTGGTTTTTGTCGGGATTGTCTGGCTGTTTCAGGAACGCATTGCTTTTCAGCCGCCTCGCCCGCCACTGGAAACAGTCGAGGCAAGCCGTGTGTCGTACAAGGCTCGCGATGGCCAGCCACTTCTCGCTTATGTCGTTGGAGACCCGAAGACGGCGAGGGGCCTCCTGCTCTCGTTCCACGGCAACGCAGATCTCGCAGTAAACGGGATTGACTGGGCAGAAGAGGTCAACCGAGCTACTGGTTTTGCCGTAATGCTGACCGAGTACCGCGGCTACATGAATCTTGGCGGACGACCCACCTACAAAGGGTCACAGCTCGACTCGGAAGCTGCTTATGAGTTCGCGCGCCGTGAGCTCGGTATTCCTGCCGACAGCATCGCGTTCTACGGACACTCGCTTGGCGGCGCAATCGCTGCCGAACTTGCATCACGACACCGTCCGCTCGCACTACTTCTCGAGTCTCCTTTTACTTCCGCGCGGGCAATGAGCCGCATAATCGGCTGGAGAGCCACCCACTTCGTGTGGGATGCAATCGCTCGGTTTCATTTTGATACAGTGGAAAAGGTGGCTTCCATCGAGGCACCCGTCTGGGTGGCCCATGGTCTGCGAGACCGGATCATTCCGGCTCAGATGGGCAAGGATGTATTCGCTGCGGCCAAGGTGAAGGGCGAAATGCTGCTCGTGCCTGAGGCGTCACACAACGATGTCGGATACGTCGCCGGGCCAGGCTATTGGCGATGGATAAGCGCAGCGTTGCAGAAATAA
- a CDS encoding pitrilysin family protein, which translates to MRIPIDTFRLDNGLFVTLSEDRTAPIVAVNLWYHVGSANERLGRTGFAHLFEHMLFQGSEHVGSNEHFELIQRAGGTLNGSTWLERTNYYETVPSNQLSLALWLEADRMGSLLPAMTQEKLDTQRDVVKNERRWSIDNQPYGTWLERLSALTFPESHPFHHSLIGSMEDLSAASLDDIKQFFETYYTPDNAVLSIAGDFDSADARRLVEKYFGEIPRGRGKPSLTGMDVPPIFGQPLRLVVGDDVALPRLYLAFRSPIFGSDGYYAASVAGAILGMRRGSRLHRSLVRERQVAADASAFTFDLAKASDLLVVDVIARPETTPERLEEEVNREVDRLIQDGVREEEVERAVALIDTEIVTALQSASERADRLSMFATYFGEPELLNEQPAKYQDVTVEAVNEFAGSRLGPENRVTLLFVPRMETADSGVTTPPSIAA; encoded by the coding sequence ATGCGAATACCTATCGACACATTTCGCCTGGATAACGGCCTTTTCGTAACGCTATCAGAGGATCGGACCGCACCGATCGTTGCCGTAAACCTCTGGTATCATGTCGGTTCTGCAAACGAACGACTGGGGCGAACGGGCTTTGCCCATTTGTTCGAGCATATGCTTTTCCAGGGATCGGAGCACGTCGGGTCCAACGAGCACTTCGAGCTGATACAGCGAGCCGGCGGGACCCTCAATGGGTCTACATGGCTGGAGAGGACGAACTATTACGAGACAGTTCCCTCGAATCAGCTGTCACTCGCCCTCTGGCTGGAAGCAGACCGAATGGGCAGCCTGCTGCCGGCGATGACGCAGGAAAAGCTGGATACACAACGCGACGTCGTGAAGAATGAACGCCGCTGGTCCATCGACAATCAGCCTTATGGAACGTGGCTGGAGCGGCTCTCGGCGCTCACGTTCCCGGAGTCACACCCATTTCATCACTCGCTGATCGGCTCGATGGAAGATCTTTCCGCAGCGTCGCTCGACGATATCAAACAGTTCTTCGAGACGTACTACACTCCGGATAATGCAGTGCTCTCCATCGCCGGCGACTTCGATTCGGCTGATGCTCGCAGGCTGGTCGAGAAATATTTCGGCGAAATTCCGCGAGGTCGAGGAAAACCTTCGCTCACGGGGATGGACGTACCGCCAATTTTCGGGCAGCCTTTGCGCCTCGTGGTTGGCGATGATGTGGCCTTACCACGTCTCTATCTGGCATTCCGGTCTCCAATCTTCGGCAGTGATGGCTACTACGCGGCAAGCGTCGCTGGTGCGATCCTGGGCATGCGTCGAGGCAGCCGTCTGCACCGGTCGCTCGTGCGTGAGCGACAAGTCGCAGCGGATGCTTCAGCGTTCACATTCGACCTTGCCAAGGCAAGTGATCTTCTGGTGGTCGACGTCATCGCGCGTCCCGAAACAACACCCGAAAGGCTGGAGGAAGAGGTCAATCGGGAAGTCGATCGTCTGATACAGGACGGTGTACGAGAAGAAGAGGTCGAGCGAGCAGTCGCGCTGATCGACACCGAGATCGTCACAGCGCTGCAGTCAGCGAGTGAGCGAGCGGACAGGCTGTCAATGTTCGCCACATACTTCGGCGAGCCGGAGCTCCTGAACGAACAGCCCGCGAAATACCAGGATGTAACAGTCGAAGCCGTCAATGAGTTCGCTGGCTCGAGACTTGGTCCGGAGAACCGCGTGACACTGCTCTTCGTCCCGAGAATGGAGACCGCGGATTCTGGCGTAACAACACCGCCGTCGATCGCGGCATGA
- a CDS encoding YdcF family protein gives MARAGRTILKLAVSTVLALLVFWAGWMGAVLLWSEMDQARPADSIVVLGAAQYDGHPSPVLRARLDHAVDLWNKRLARVVILTGGTGFGDTTSEAAVSRGYIRKHGVPDGSIILENEGRTTRESLQAVAGMLKGRGFKTAIVVSDPFHMLRLWILSRRFGFTPYTSPTRTSPISPNRSERWKYMLSESFKAPMAFLFERKM, from the coding sequence ATGGCCCGGGCGGGACGCACGATCCTAAAGCTGGCTGTCAGCACAGTATTGGCTTTGCTCGTGTTCTGGGCTGGCTGGATGGGAGCAGTGCTGCTGTGGAGTGAGATGGATCAGGCACGTCCCGCGGACTCGATTGTAGTACTAGGTGCGGCTCAGTACGATGGGCACCCCTCTCCGGTATTGCGAGCCCGTCTGGATCACGCAGTCGATCTGTGGAACAAGCGCCTGGCACGTGTCGTGATCCTGACAGGAGGTACGGGCTTCGGCGATACTACGAGTGAGGCTGCCGTGAGCCGCGGATATATCAGGAAACACGGAGTTCCAGACGGGTCAATAATCTTGGAGAACGAGGGTCGAACCACCCGGGAATCACTGCAGGCTGTAGCCGGAATGCTGAAAGGAAGGGGATTCAAGACAGCAATTGTGGTGAGTGATCCGTTTCACATGCTTCGCTTGTGGATCCTGAGCCGGCGATTCGGGTTTACTCCTTATACGTCACCAACCAGAACTAGCCCAATCTCACCAAATCGGTCGGAGCGCTGGAAATACATGCTGAGTGAGTCGTTCAAAGCACCAATGGCCTTCTTATTCGAGAGGAAAATGTGA
- a CDS encoding pitrilysin family protein: protein MMSQRSLRSLAFVAAAAGIQSVAGAQAVDRSRAPILGPPPKVSLPPIITRVLPNGLKLVIVEQHELPLADFALVVGSGGTVDPTGKPGVANLTSTMLVEGTTTRSSLEIADQIAFLGIGLGTNSNWDASTVSLHTPTAQLDSALALFADVILKPSFPASEFERIRKNRLTELIQLKDRPTAIANQAYASILYGASHPYGQALIGTEASITGMAPSDLVNYYKTHFFPNNSTLIIVGDVNPAQIEQKIAGIFGSWQRGTVPSYTLTDAPKAASTTVYLIDKPGAAQSSFRIGSIGVPRSTKDYFALTVMNTILGGSFTSRLNQNLRETRGYTYGARSGFDMRRAAGPFTASAEIVAAKTDSGLIEFIKELNAIRNAVPPDELLKAKRYLQLGLPADFETTQQIATVLVPVALYNLPLDYYNNYVQNVEAITQADVQRVAREYINPSSLAIVIVGDRKSIESGLKAVGTGPISVRDFFGKPVTQ from the coding sequence ATGATGTCGCAGCGCTCGCTCAGATCGCTGGCGTTTGTCGCAGCTGCGGCGGGAATCCAGTCCGTTGCTGGTGCTCAGGCGGTCGATCGGTCGCGTGCGCCGATTCTGGGGCCGCCGCCGAAAGTCTCATTGCCGCCGATCATCACACGCGTGCTTCCAAATGGCCTGAAGCTCGTGATCGTCGAGCAGCATGAACTGCCGCTCGCCGACTTTGCGCTTGTTGTCGGCAGCGGAGGGACTGTTGACCCGACGGGGAAACCGGGAGTGGCGAACCTTACCTCGACGATGCTCGTCGAGGGTACCACGACGCGGTCCAGCCTCGAGATAGCCGACCAGATTGCGTTCCTCGGAATCGGCCTTGGCACGAACAGCAACTGGGATGCGTCGACTGTGAGCCTGCACACGCCGACGGCGCAGCTCGACAGCGCTCTGGCGCTCTTTGCCGATGTGATTCTCAAGCCATCCTTCCCGGCGAGCGAGTTCGAGAGAATCCGAAAGAACAGATTGACCGAGCTGATTCAGCTCAAGGATCGGCCGACTGCGATTGCCAACCAGGCGTATGCGTCGATTCTCTACGGGGCGTCGCATCCGTACGGCCAGGCCTTGATCGGAACGGAGGCCTCGATCACCGGAATGGCGCCGAGCGACCTGGTGAACTACTACAAGACTCATTTCTTCCCGAATAACTCGACCCTTATCATTGTCGGTGATGTGAACCCTGCTCAGATCGAACAGAAAATCGCCGGAATATTCGGCAGCTGGCAGCGTGGAACAGTGCCGTCCTACACTCTCACTGACGCGCCGAAAGCTGCCAGTACGACGGTCTACCTGATCGACAAACCCGGCGCGGCACAGTCGTCGTTCCGCATCGGCAGCATCGGTGTTCCCCGATCGACGAAGGACTACTTTGCGCTGACGGTGATGAACACGATACTTGGCGGCTCATTCACCAGCCGGCTGAACCAGAACCTGCGGGAGACGCGCGGATATACGTATGGAGCACGTTCCGGCTTCGACATGCGCCGAGCTGCGGGCCCATTTACTGCGTCGGCCGAAATTGTTGCCGCCAAAACAGACTCCGGACTGATCGAGTTCATAAAGGAGCTCAATGCCATTCGCAACGCTGTGCCACCGGATGAGCTCCTCAAGGCCAAGCGATACCTGCAGCTCGGACTTCCAGCCGACTTCGAGACGACGCAACAGATCGCGACGGTGCTGGTCCCGGTAGCCCTCTATAACCTTCCCCTCGACTACTACAACAACTACGTGCAGAACGTCGAGGCAATAACGCAGGCGGACGTGCAGCGTGTGGCGAGGGAGTACATCAACCCATCCTCGCTGGCGATCGTGATTGTCGGAGACAGAAAGAGCATCGAGTCGGGCCTCAAGGCTGTGGGTACCGGGCCGATTTCAGTCCGGGATTTCTTCGGAAAGCCTGTCACCCAGTAG
- a CDS encoding pitrilysin family protein, which translates to MSRALIVSICYLITAISGSLQAQPVPRIAFEKYTLPNGLEVILHEDHSTPIVAVNTWYKVGSGDEKVGRTGFAHLFEHIMFMGSQNVPVGVFDKELEAAGGDNNGSTTEDRTNYFEVVPSNAVPLALWLDSDRMGFLLPTMDLPKLDLQRDVVKNERRQSVDNVPYGKSEEIILAALYPKGHPYSWSVIGSMEDLSAASLDDVKNFFRTYYAPNNATLSIAGDFDPVKTKALIQQYFAAIPRGPALPPRPNVPVVLLAKDTFLVLEDKVQLPRAFYTWPTVKLFASDDAALDVLAAILASGKNSRLYKRLVYDSQIAQAVRASQQASRLAGFFQIDVTPKPEQSLAAIDKIVQEELQRLMNEPITARELARVQNSFKASFLNRMTSVRTKADILNQYNYMAGTPEYVQQDAARYECVTRADVQRVARLYLAKTKVVLTVVPEGKREMMLTSTGGTR; encoded by the coding sequence GTGAGCCGCGCATTGATAGTATCGATTTGTTACTTAATAACGGCCATTTCAGGCAGCCTTCAGGCTCAGCCGGTTCCCAGAATTGCATTCGAGAAGTACACGCTGCCGAACGGGCTGGAGGTAATCCTCCACGAGGACCATTCAACGCCGATCGTGGCCGTGAATACCTGGTACAAGGTTGGGTCAGGCGACGAGAAGGTTGGAAGAACAGGATTCGCACATCTGTTCGAGCACATCATGTTCATGGGCTCCCAGAATGTGCCGGTGGGAGTGTTCGACAAGGAGCTCGAGGCAGCCGGCGGCGACAACAACGGGTCGACCACAGAGGACCGGACCAATTACTTCGAGGTCGTACCCTCCAATGCAGTTCCCCTCGCGCTGTGGCTCGACTCTGACCGGATGGGGTTCCTGCTGCCAACGATGGACCTCCCGAAGCTCGATCTACAACGGGACGTCGTGAAGAACGAGCGTCGGCAGAGTGTCGATAACGTGCCTTACGGAAAGTCGGAGGAAATCATCCTGGCAGCACTTTATCCAAAAGGACATCCGTACTCGTGGTCGGTAATAGGGTCGATGGAGGATCTGAGCGCCGCATCACTCGATGACGTGAAGAATTTCTTCCGGACGTATTACGCTCCCAACAATGCGACGCTGTCTATCGCAGGTGATTTCGATCCTGTGAAGACGAAGGCTTTGATTCAGCAGTATTTTGCTGCGATTCCTCGAGGTCCGGCTCTTCCTCCGCGACCGAATGTCCCTGTGGTATTGCTGGCGAAGGACACATTCCTCGTGCTCGAGGACAAGGTGCAGCTGCCGCGGGCGTTCTATACCTGGCCGACGGTAAAGCTTTTCGCGAGCGATGATGCCGCGCTCGATGTTCTGGCAGCCATCCTTGCGAGTGGCAAGAACTCCCGCTTGTACAAGCGACTCGTGTACGACAGCCAGATAGCTCAGGCCGTGCGAGCGTCACAACAGGCCAGCAGGCTCGCGGGGTTCTTCCAGATCGACGTAACGCCGAAGCCTGAACAGAGCCTTGCCGCTATCGACAAGATCGTCCAGGAAGAGCTGCAGCGTCTGATGAACGAGCCAATCACCGCACGAGAGCTGGCCAGAGTTCAAAACTCGTTCAAGGCAAGCTTTCTGAACCGCATGACCAGCGTGCGGACCAAGGCAGACATCCTGAACCAGTACAACTACATGGCCGGCACGCCGGAGTACGTCCAGCAGGATGCGGCGCGTTACGAGTGCGTCACCCGCGCAGACGTACAGCGTGTGGCAAGGTTGTATCTCGCCAAAACGAAGGTGGTGCTGACTGTAGTGCCCGAGGGAAAGCGCGAGATGATGCTTACATCAACCGGGGGTACGCGATGA
- a CDS encoding pitrilysin family protein translates to MTISTRPAPGPSRTFQFPRFERTALPNGLQVVVAPVRKLPVVTVLAVIDAGATSDPPGREGLAQLTAEGLREGTLKHDGIQILEGFEKLGSSLEAGADWDSTIVSMTLLRDKLTPGLELMTEVLTSPSFPEREVERLKAERLAERAQILAEPRGLADESFSRFLYAKRSRYSEPMAGTTASVSVITRDEIAAFFASRYTPDAVTVIVVGDIHTEEAVTLVSTTLGGWAGKRASVDAASVMQARSTRAVEIIAKEGAAQAELRLGHIGIPRSHPDYFNVVVMNALLGGLFSSRINLNLREQHGYTYGASSFFDWRREPGPFVIATAVQSEVSAAAISETLKEIDGMRTEEIPEEELSLATNYLEGVFPIRYETTSSIASALANLVVFGLPENFYDTYRENIHAVRPSDVLRAAQGYVFPEMLQIVVVGDPAVVKEPVGKLALGDLSVRSATEA, encoded by the coding sequence ATGACGATCTCCACGCGGCCGGCGCCAGGGCCATCGCGGACATTTCAATTCCCGCGATTCGAGCGCACCGCGTTACCGAATGGGCTCCAGGTAGTCGTTGCGCCTGTCCGAAAACTTCCCGTCGTCACCGTGCTGGCAGTGATCGATGCCGGGGCCACGTCCGACCCCCCCGGACGCGAAGGCCTGGCGCAGCTCACCGCTGAGGGTTTGAGGGAAGGCACCCTTAAGCACGACGGTATTCAGATACTGGAAGGTTTCGAGAAACTCGGCTCTTCGCTCGAGGCTGGCGCAGACTGGGACAGCACGATCGTGAGCATGACTCTCCTGCGGGACAAGTTGACGCCAGGGCTGGAGCTCATGACCGAGGTGCTCACCTCCCCCTCGTTTCCCGAGCGCGAAGTGGAGCGCCTTAAAGCCGAACGGCTTGCCGAAAGAGCACAGATTCTGGCAGAGCCGAGGGGCCTGGCTGACGAGTCATTCTCGAGATTTCTGTATGCGAAACGCTCGCGATACAGTGAGCCAATGGCCGGGACGACTGCATCGGTGTCTGTCATTACTCGTGACGAGATTGCCGCCTTCTTTGCATCGCGCTATACACCCGATGCGGTAACGGTGATAGTCGTTGGGGATATCCACACTGAGGAGGCGGTGACGCTTGTTTCGACGACGCTGGGCGGGTGGGCGGGGAAAAGGGCTTCCGTAGACGCCGCCTCTGTAATGCAAGCCCGGAGCACTCGCGCGGTGGAGATAATCGCCAAAGAGGGTGCAGCGCAGGCGGAGCTACGTCTTGGACACATCGGGATCCCGCGATCTCATCCTGATTATTTCAACGTAGTGGTGATGAACGCACTCCTCGGTGGATTGTTCTCGTCCCGAATCAACCTCAATCTCAGAGAGCAACACGGCTACACCTACGGAGCCTCGTCTTTCTTCGACTGGCGGCGTGAGCCCGGGCCGTTCGTGATCGCAACCGCCGTTCAGAGTGAAGTTTCGGCGGCCGCCATAAGTGAGACGCTGAAGGAAATCGATGGGATGAGAACCGAAGAAATTCCCGAGGAGGAGCTGTCGCTGGCAACGAACTACCTGGAAGGCGTTTTCCCGATACGGTACGAAACGACATCCTCAATCGCATCCGCACTCGCGAACCTGGTGGTTTTCGGTCTTCCGGAGAATTTCTATGACACATATCGGGAGAATATTCACGCCGTCCGGCCGTCGGACGTCCTCCGGGCAGCGCAGGGCTACGTCTTTCCCGAGATGCTGCAAATAGTCGTTGTCGGAGATCCTGCGGTGGTGAAGGAGCCTGTGGGGAAGCTAGCGCTCGGTGATCTATCAGTGCGATCCGCTACTGAAGCGTGA